The Leifsonia poae region CCTCGTCGACGAGGCGGCCGCCTGGGAGGCAGGCATCGACGCGCTCGCCTCCGACGACGAGGAGATGGCCTCCTACATCCAGCAGCTGGAGCAGGCCCGCGATACCGTCGACTCCCCCGAGGCCAGCGGCGAGGCGATCGCCCAGGAGTTCGAACGTTACCTGCGGCGGCGCGGCGACGGCCGTGACGGTCAGGCGGGCGGGCGCCCAGATGAGCCCTGGCGAAGCTGACGACCGGAGCGCGATGATCGACCGGCGCTGAGCTGCCGCCGGCGGTTACGCGGCGAGCACGCCCGTCGAGAGCAGCACGATGAGCACGACGCCGAGCACCACGCGGTAGATCACGAACGGCAGGAAGCTGCGGCGCGAGATGTACCCCATGAAGAACGCGATCACGACGAGCCCGACGAGGAACGCCACGATCGTCGCGACGACGGTCTCCCCCGGCCCGAAGACCTCGATCGTGCAGGTGTTCGCCGCCGCCAGTGCCTGCGTGCAGGGCTCTTTCACGGCCTTGTAGAGCTGGTAGAACCCGCTGCCGAACACAGCGGGGAGAGCGAGGAGGAACGAGTACCGCGCGGCCGCCCGGCGCTGGTAGCCCATGAACAGCCCGGCCGTGATCGTTCCGCCTGACCGGGAGACGCCCGGGATGAGCGCGAGCGCCTGGGCGAAGCCGAAGATGATGCCGTGCCCCCAGGTCAGCTCCCGCAGGCGCCGGGTCTTGCTGCCGACGTAGTCGGCGATCCCGAGCAGGATGCCGAAGACGATCAACGTCACCGCCACGATCCACAACGACCGGAAGGTGGTCTCGATCCTGTCCTGGAAGAGCACGCCGAGCACCACGATCGGGACGCTGCCGATG contains the following coding sequences:
- a CDS encoding undecaprenyl-diphosphate phosphatase, which codes for MDFFNAIILGLVQGLTEFLPVSSSAHIRIVGELLGTGADPGARFTAIIQLGTEAAVLLYFWKDIVRIIGRWFRSLFGKVPRNDPDAKMGWLVIIGSVPIVVLGVLFQDRIETTFRSLWIVAVTLIVFGILLGIADYVGSKTRRLRELTWGHGIIFGFAQALALIPGVSRSGGTITAGLFMGYQRRAAARYSFLLALPAVFGSGFYQLYKAVKEPCTQALAAANTCTIEVFGPGETVVATIVAFLVGLVVIAFFMGYISRRSFLPFVIYRVVLGVVLIVLLSTGVLAA